From Glycine soja cultivar W05 chromosome 4, ASM419377v2, whole genome shotgun sequence, the proteins below share one genomic window:
- the LOC114409392 gene encoding polyphenol oxidase, chloroplastic-like yields the protein MASISPISFVSAINNVSSNSSNSPSSLHHPFSQIQSAKYRKPKRHHHIPRVTCSDNQKPNTSGELVLPHRRNILLGLGGLCGAAATLNNIPFANAAPILGPDLTTCVQAELPEGVEPTNCCPPISTNIIDFKFPPSNQPLRVRSAAHLVNKDYLAKYEKAVNLMKNLPSDDPRSFAQQAKVHCAYCDGGYHQLGFPDLDLEVHFSWLFFPYHRWYLYFHERILASLINDPTFALPFWNWDAPGGMQLPSMYADPKSPLYDSLRNANHQPPTLVNLDFTIEDPNAEANISTNLTTMYRQLVSNAKTPTLFFGNPYRAGDQPNPGGGSVESTPHGPVHAWTGDINHPTMEDMGNLYAAARDPIFYCHHSNVDRMWSIWKTLGGKRRDLTDPDWLESAFLFYDENKNLVRVKTKDCLDTRKLGYVYQDVDIPWLKSKPTPLRSRAQKVELTPLFGGVAAAHAAETSRNVKFPLVLDSVVSTVVKRPKKSRSKKEKEEKEEILVVEGIEFESSTGVKFDVFINDEDDKLVKPDNTEFAGSFVSVPHSHEHHKNNKKIVTCLRLGLTDLLEELGAEDDDSVLVTLVPKYGKGRVNIRGIKIDFVSD from the coding sequence atggCTTCAATCTCTCCTATATCCTTCGTGAGTGCAATCAATAATGTCTCTTCCAACTCATCCAATTCCCCTTCTTCCTTGCATCATCCCTTTTCACAAATTCAATCCGCTAAATATCGAAAACCAAAACGCCATCATCATATTCCTAGAGTGACATGCAGTGACAACCAAAAACCAAACACATCTGGAGAACTAGTACTCCCACATAGGAGGAACATTCTACTTGGCCTAGGAGGGCTTTGTGGTGCTGCTGCTACTCTTAACAACATCCCTTTTGCCAATGCTGCCCCAATACTTGGTCCAGACCTAACCACATGTGTTCAAGCAGAACTACCCGAAGGTGTAGAACCCACCAATTGTTGTCCCCCAATTTCCACAAACATCATAGATTTCAAGTTCCCTCCCTCCAACCAACCCTTGCGTGTACGATCCGCTGCTCATCTGGTCAACAAAGACTATCTAGCTAAATACGAGAAAGCCGTTAACCTGATGAAAAATCTCCCGTCAGATGATCCACGTAGTTTCGCGCAACAAGCCAAAGTTCATTGTGCTTATTGCGACGGTGGATATCACCAACTAGGCTTCCCTGACCTTGATCTCGAAGTGCACTTCTCTTGGCTCTTCTTTCCTTACCACAGATGGTATCTCTATTTCCATGAAAGGATATTGGCGAGCTTGATCAATGATCCAACCTTTGCTCTTCCATTTTGGAACTGGGATGCTCCTGGGGGCATGCAGCTTCCTTCCATGTACGCAGATCCCAAATCACCCCTTTATGATTCTCTACGCAATGCCAACCATCAACCACCAACACTTGTAAACCTTGACTTTACTATCGAGGATCCTAATGCAGAGGCAAATATCTCCACCAACCTCACCACAATGTATAGGCAGCTTGTGTCTAACGCAAAGACTCCAACATTGTTCTTCGGAAATCCTTATCGTGCTGGGGATCAGCCTAACCCTGGTGGTGGCTCCGTAGAGAGCACTCCACATGGTCCTGTTCATGCATGGACCGGTGATATCAACCACCCTACAATGGAGGACATGGGGAATTTATATGCTGCTGCAAGAGACCCCATTTTCTATTGCCACCATTCCAATGTTGATAGGATGTGGTCCATATGGAAAACACTTGGTGGGAAAAGAAGGGATTTAACAGACCCGGATTGGTTAGAATCCGCGTTTCTCTTCTACGATGAGAATAAGAACCTTGTGCGTGTGAAGACTAAGGATTGTCTTGACACGAGAAAGTTAGGGTATGTTTACCAAGATGTTGACATTCCATGGTTAAAATCTAAGCCTACGCCATTAAGGTCAAGGGCTCAAAAGGTAGAACTGACACCACTTTTTGGTGGTGTTGCTGCAGCACATGCTGCTGAGACTTCAAGGAATGTGAAGTTCCCATTGGTGTTGGATTCAGTTGTGAGTACAGTGGTGAAGAGGCCAAAGAAGTCTAGGAGcaaaaaggagaaggaagagaaggagGAGATTCTGGTGGTTGAAGGGATTGAGTTTGAGAGCAGCACAGGTGTGAAGTTTGATGTGTTTATTAATGATGAAGATGATAAGTTGGTCAAGCCAGATAATACGGAGTTTGCAGGAAGCTTTGTGAGTGTGCCTCATTCGCATGAGCATCACAAAAACAACAAGAAGATTGTTACTTGTTTGAGGTTGGGACTAACGGATTTGTTGGAAGAATTGGGAGCAGAAGATGATGATAGTGTTCTAGTAACATTGGTTCCCAAGTATGGGAAAGGGCGAGTTAACATCAGAGGCATCAAGATAGATTTTGTTTCAgattga